In the Acidovorax sp. A79 genome, one interval contains:
- the miaA gene encoding tRNA (adenosine(37)-N6)-dimethylallyltransferase MiaA, with translation MPEPLLPAIALAGPTASGKTAGALALAAVLGSQGVPVEIISVDSALVYRGMDIGTAKPAPEERAAVPHHLIDIRDPLQAYNAAEFVQDAARLIGEIRARGALPLLVGGTMLYFKALFDGIDDMPAADPAVRARIEARATERGWPALHAELAAVDPVTAARLAPADSQRIQRALEVWHVSGQPLSSFHTTKKRASGADPASATALFSLEPEDRAWLHARIAQRFDAMLAGGLLDEVRALRARGDLHPDLPSMRCVGYRQAWEELDFQATRAPGTPLNLAHLRERGIAATRQLAKRQITWLRGMPGRHTIACDQPDATARLVQAVLRRLAQREQAAP, from the coding sequence CTGCCCGAGCCCCTGCTGCCCGCCATCGCCCTGGCAGGTCCCACGGCTTCCGGCAAGACGGCGGGCGCGCTCGCGCTGGCCGCCGTGCTGGGCAGCCAGGGCGTGCCGGTGGAGATCATCAGCGTCGACTCCGCCCTGGTCTACCGGGGCATGGACATCGGCACCGCCAAGCCCGCCCCCGAGGAACGCGCCGCCGTGCCGCACCACCTCATCGACATCCGCGACCCGCTGCAGGCCTACAACGCGGCCGAGTTCGTGCAGGACGCGGCGCGGCTCATCGGCGAGATCCGCGCGCGCGGCGCGCTGCCCCTGCTGGTGGGCGGCACCATGCTGTACTTCAAGGCGCTGTTCGACGGCATCGACGACATGCCCGCCGCCGACCCCGCCGTGCGCGCGCGGATCGAAGCGCGGGCCACCGAACGGGGCTGGCCCGCGCTGCATGCGGAACTGGCGGCGGTAGACCCCGTGACCGCCGCCCGCCTGGCGCCTGCCGACAGCCAGCGCATCCAGCGCGCGCTGGAGGTGTGGCATGTCTCCGGCCAGCCCCTGTCGAGCTTTCACACTACAAAAAAGAGAGCTTCAGGCGCAGATCCAGCAAGCGCTACAGCCCTCTTCTCCTTGGAACCGGAGGACCGCGCCTGGCTCCACGCCCGCATTGCCCAGCGCTTTGACGCCATGCTCGCCGGAGGTTTGCTCGACGAAGTGCGGGCCTTGCGCGCACGCGGCGACCTGCATCCGGACCTGCCCTCCATGCGCTGCGTGGGCTACCGCCAGGCGTGGGAAGAGCTGGACTTCCAGGCCACCCGCGCACCCGGCACGCCCCTGAACCTGGCCCACCTGCGCGAGCGCGGCATTGCCGCCACGCGCCAGCTCGCCAAGCGCCAGATCACCTGGCTGCGCGGCATGCCGGGGCGCCACACCATTGCGTGCGACCAGCCCGACGCCACGGCCCGGCTCGTGCAGGCCGTGCTGCGGCGGCTCGCGCAGCGCGAGCAGGCCGCGCCATGA
- a CDS encoding ABC transporter ATP-binding protein → MTLLRAEQLGKRYGDTPVFAQVQFTVAPGEFVAIVGDSGVGKSTLLNCLAGLDSWDTGRITHGTTDLGELDDTGRALWRRAHVGFVFQAFHVLPHLDVAQNVALPLMLLGRNDPARVQQMLDAVDMGALGARLPQQLSGGQLQRVAIARALVHRPALLLADEPTGNLDPTTAARVMDLLLAQTRGHGASLVLVTHSDAAAARADRVLRLTAHGMAENAIN, encoded by the coding sequence ATGACGCTGCTGCGCGCCGAACAGCTGGGCAAGCGCTACGGCGACACGCCGGTCTTCGCCCAGGTGCAGTTCACGGTGGCGCCCGGCGAATTCGTGGCCATCGTGGGCGACTCGGGCGTGGGCAAGTCCACCCTGCTCAACTGCCTGGCCGGGCTGGACAGCTGGGACACCGGCCGCATCACCCACGGCACCACCGACCTGGGCGAGCTCGACGACACGGGGCGCGCCCTGTGGCGCCGCGCCCACGTGGGCTTTGTCTTCCAGGCCTTCCACGTGCTGCCGCACCTGGACGTGGCGCAGAACGTGGCCCTGCCGCTGATGCTGCTGGGCCGCAACGACCCGGCGCGTGTGCAGCAGATGCTGGACGCCGTCGACATGGGCGCACTGGGCGCGCGCCTGCCGCAACAACTGAGCGGCGGGCAGCTGCAGCGCGTGGCCATCGCCCGCGCGCTGGTCCATCGCCCCGCCCTGCTGCTGGCCGACGAACCCACCGGCAACCTCGACCCCACCACCGCCGCCCGCGTGATGGACCTGCTGCTCGCGCAGACACGCGGGCATGGCGCGTCGCTGGTGCTGGTCACGCATTCGGACGCCGCTGCGGCCCGCGCCGACCGGGTGCTGCGGCTGACGGCGCACGGCATGGCCGAAAACGCTATCAATTGA
- a CDS encoding IPTL-CTERM sorting domain-containing protein: MNNSNERSINAMVLASTPQRTTIYVGTSGGVFRSATEPDAPAGPVATHGDSQATVTWAAPADNGSAITGYTVTAVQDNSRQCTPSPATDTSCTVTGLTNGTAYTFTVTATNAMGTGSASVASAPVTPVGVPAAPAGVTATPGAPGSGQVTLNWLLSAPNGSAITEYVATINGGPVQASCGTAIPCTLSGLANATQYSFTVHAINGVGPGAASVASTAVWLQGTQAINFPAQAGQTYVPGGNFAINPLANATSGLAVVYVGSQTPSVCTVSGTVVTMVGAGTCTIMANQAGNSAWTAAPLATQNVAIGPGANAIVFPAQANQVFVPGGSFAISPAATGRSSAAVVYTSLAPGVCSVVGSSVTMVGAGMCTLAANQAGDANWGAAPQVTQGVQIAATVPGAPASATATPGNGQAVVGWMAPAATGGGITQHSVTAPGTAGCTAAWPATSCTVPGLTNGATYTFSVRAENGAGAGAPAVAPPVTPLADSKAFSAPSLTGSGTVGVAVSGGGATCAFERVQVLQASSASTAPPANVQFPYGLLDFVLAGCNQSNVAVTITYPGPLPQGAQYWKLSGGAWAPYGGATAAAGSTTATLVLADGGQGDDDGQSNGRIVDPGQVGVVAALPPDPSGVAAIPTLSQWGLVLLAALVGGLGVRRRLWG, translated from the coding sequence TTGAATAATTCCAACGAGCGTTCGATCAACGCCATGGTGCTGGCCAGCACACCCCAGCGTACAACGATCTATGTTGGAACGAGTGGCGGAGTCTTTCGAAGTGCAACGGAACCCGATGCTCCTGCGGGGCCGGTTGCCACACATGGCGATAGCCAGGCCACCGTCACCTGGGCGGCCCCTGCGGACAACGGCAGTGCCATCACCGGCTACACCGTCACGGCGGTGCAAGACAACAGCAGGCAATGCACACCCAGCCCTGCCACGGACACGAGTTGCACCGTCACCGGCTTGACCAATGGCACAGCCTATACCTTCACGGTAACGGCGACCAATGCCATGGGCACGGGCAGCGCATCGGTCGCTTCTGCGCCTGTGACGCCTGTGGGCGTGCCCGCAGCCCCCGCAGGGGTTACAGCGACCCCCGGCGCGCCTGGCAGCGGCCAAGTCACGCTGAACTGGCTGCTGTCCGCTCCCAACGGCAGCGCCATCACCGAGTATGTCGCCACCATCAACGGAGGCCCTGTGCAGGCATCGTGCGGCACGGCCATACCTTGCACTTTGTCGGGTCTGGCTAATGCCACGCAGTACAGCTTTACCGTTCATGCCATCAACGGCGTGGGGCCGGGTGCGGCGTCGGTTGCCAGCACCGCCGTGTGGCTGCAGGGCACGCAGGCCATCAACTTCCCCGCACAGGCAGGCCAGACCTACGTGCCGGGCGGCAACTTCGCCATCAACCCGCTGGCCAACGCCACGTCGGGTCTGGCCGTGGTTTATGTTGGGAGCCAAACTCCAAGCGTGTGCACGGTGTCGGGCACTGTCGTCACCATGGTTGGCGCAGGCACTTGCACGATCATGGCCAATCAGGCTGGCAATTCAGCCTGGACCGCCGCGCCGCTGGCCACGCAAAACGTCGCCATCGGCCCAGGCGCGAATGCCATCGTCTTCCCCGCACAGGCGAATCAGGTTTTTGTCCCGGGCGGCAGCTTCGCCATCAGCCCGGCGGCCACCGGCCGCTCCAGCGCGGCGGTGGTCTACACCAGCCTGGCGCCGGGCGTGTGCTCGGTGGTGGGCAGCTCGGTGACGATGGTGGGCGCGGGCATGTGCACCCTGGCCGCCAACCAGGCGGGCGATGCGAACTGGGGCGCGGCGCCCCAGGTTACGCAGGGCGTGCAGATCGCCGCCACGGTTCCTGGCGCCCCGGCATCCGCCACGGCCACGCCGGGCAACGGCCAGGCTGTGGTGGGCTGGATGGCCCCCGCCGCCACGGGCGGAGGCATCACGCAGCACAGCGTGACGGCCCCGGGCACCGCGGGTTGCACGGCCGCGTGGCCCGCCACCAGCTGCACCGTGCCGGGCCTGACCAACGGGGCGACCTACACCTTCAGCGTGAGGGCCGAGAACGGCGCGGGGGCCGGCGCCCCGGCGGTTGCGCCGCCGGTCACGCCGCTGGCGGACAGCAAGGCGTTCTCCGCGCCGTCGCTCACGGGCAGCGGCACGGTGGGCGTAGCGGTATCGGGCGGCGGCGCCACCTGCGCCTTCGAGCGCGTGCAGGTGCTGCAGGCCAGCAGCGCCAGCACCGCGCCGCCCGCCAACGTGCAGTTTCCGTACGGGTTGCTGGACTTCGTGCTCGCGGGCTGCAACCAGTCGAACGTGGCCGTCACCATCACCTACCCCGGCCCGTTGCCGCAAGGCGCGCAGTACTGGAAGCTCTCGGGCGGCGCCTGGGCGCCCTATGGCGGTGCCACGGCGGCAGCGGGCTCCACCACGGCCACGCTGGTGCTGGCGGATGGCGGCCAGGGCGACGACGACGGTCAGTCCAACGGCCGTATCGTGGACCCCGGACAGGTGGGGGTGGTGGCCGCCCTGCCGCCGGACCCGTCTGGCGTGGCGGCCATCCCCACGCTGTCGCAATGGGGGCTGGTGTTGCTGGCGGCGCTGGTCGGGGGGCTGGGGGTTCGGCGGCGGCTGTGGGGGTAG